The Nicotiana tabacum cultivar K326 chromosome 14, ASM71507v2, whole genome shotgun sequence genome contains a region encoding:
- the LOC107792682 gene encoding putative inactive ATP-dependent zinc metalloprotease FTSHI 3, chloroplastic, translating into MASFPLVSNDCLLVSHKKWQPHIGKFEPLSRFKNQTCSLSNSCFTSSCVPLLGLNYRLYKSQCNYKKWMLHFGNFEPLKRFKNLSCSFSNSCFGLNYRFCKSQSRVLLCSTGVRSLVNEKGDIETHLNKTESNDIRRKFSLRLRPRLRLLSRRLKRVSVKSMLNDFGKFLRKNTRRVTLSTSISVVLGLCYLFLRLTATPSPKVVPYSDLITSLQGGTVTKVQFEEGTRRIYYNTNFSCLKNVQAGEASSLVPAESAAVQTGEDSSLVRAESAVIIGESKDMDSNKGGRSKMSKAQPVWQFSTRKIDHDEGYLLSLMREKGTAYGSAPQSALMSIRSLLITILTLWIPLTPLMWLLYRQLSAANSPAKKRKPSNQVVGFNDVEGVDAAKVELMEVVLCLQGAINFSKLGAKLPRGVLLVGPPGTGKTLLARAVAGEAGLPFFSVSASEFVEMFVGRGAARIRDLFSVARKNAPSIIFIDELDAVGGKRGRSFNDERDQTLNQLLTEMDGFDSDLNIIVIAATNRPEALDPALCRPGRFSRKILVGEPDEDGRRKILAVHLRGVPLEEDLELVCDLVASLTQGFVGADLANIVNEAALLAARRGADSVSREDIMESIERAKFGINDKQFSQGTIGKELEKLFPWVPSFMRRNNMRSDAIQGPLGYQTLS; encoded by the exons ATGGCATCTTTTCCTCTTGTTTCAAATGACTGCTTATTAGTTTCTCACAAGAAATGGCAGCCCCATATTGGAAAGTTTGAACCTTTAAGTAGATTCAAGAATCAAACTTGCTCATTATCCAATTCTTGTTTTACCTCAAGTTGCGTGCCTTTGTTGGGGTTGAATTATAGATTGTATAAATCTCAATGTAATTACAAGAAATGGATGCtccattttggaaattttgaaccTTTAAAGAGATTCAAGAATCTATCTTGCTCATTTTCCAATTCTTGTTTTGGGTTGAATTATAGGTTCTGTAAATCTCAGAGTAGAGTACTACTTTGTAGTACTGGGGTTAGGTCACTGGTAAATGAGAAGGGAGATATAGAAACCCATTTGAACAAAACAGAAAGTAATGATATTCGTAGGAAGTTTTCGTTGAGATTGAGACCAAGGCTAAGATTATTGTCAAGAAGGTTGAAAAGGGTGTCTGTTAAATCTATGTTAAATGATTTTGGCAAGTTTTTGAGGAAGAATACAAGAAGAGTGACACTGTCAACTTCAATCTCAGTGGTATTGGGCTTGTGCTATTTGTTTCTAAGATTGACAGCAACTCCTTCTCCAAAGGTTGTTCCATATTCAGACTTGATTACTAGTCTTCAGGGAGGGACTGTAACTAAGGTTCAATTTGAGGAAGGCACGCGGCGTATTTACTACAATACAAACTTCAGTTGTCTTAAGAATGTTCAGGCAGGTGAAGCTAGTTCTTTAGTTCCTGCTGAAAGCGCGGCTGTTCAGACAGGTGAAGATAGTTCCTTAGTTCGTGCTGAAAGCGCGGTGATAATTGGGGAAAGCAAAGATATGGATAGCAACAAAGGTGGCAGGAGTAAAATGTCAAAAGCCCAACCTGTATGGCAGTTTTCGACGAGGAAGATTGATCATGATGAAGGATATCTTCTCAGTCTAATGAGGGAAAAGGGAACAGCATATGGATCAGCCCCTCAATCAGCACTTATGTCGATTAGGAGCTTATTGATTACTATCTTAACTTTATGGATTCCTTTGACTCCTTTAATGTGGCTTCTCTATCGTCAACTTTCTGCTGCCAATAGTCCTGCAAAAAAACGAAAGCCAAGTAACCAGGTGGTTGGCTTTAATGATGTCGAGGGTGTCGATGCTGCAAAAGTCGAACTTATGGAG GTAGTATTGTGTCTGCAAGGAGCTATAAACTTCAGTAAATTAGGGGCGAAGTTACCAAGAGGTGTACTGCTTGTAGGTCCACCTGGCACAGGAAAAACGTTACTAGCTCGTGCAGTGGCAGGAGAAGCAGGACTACCCTTTTTTTCCGTTTCTGCTAGTGAGTTTGTTGAAATGTTTGTTGGAAGAGGAGCAGCTCGCATTagagacctttttagcgtagCAAGAAAGAATGCTCCGTCAATCATTTTCATCGATGAACTTGATGCTGTTGGAGGAAAGCGCGGAAGGAGTTTCAATGATGAAAGAGACCAAACTTTGAATCAG TTGCTTACGGAGATGGACGGCTTTGACTCAGACTTGAACATCATTGTAATTGCTGCAACTAATAGACCAGAAGCTCTGGATCCAGCTTTATGTCGGCCTGGACGTTTCTCCAGGAAAATTTTAGTGGGGGAACCAGATGAAGATGGAAGGAGAAAGATCCTGGCCGTACACTTAAGAGGAGTGCCCCTTGAGGAAGACCTGGAGCTTGTTTGTGACCTGGTTGCATCTCTTACTCAAGGCTTTGTAGGTGCTGACCTTGCTAACATTGTCAACGAAGCTGCTTTACTTGCTGCTCGCAGAG